In Denticeps clupeoides chromosome 1, fDenClu1.1, whole genome shotgun sequence, a single window of DNA contains:
- the wdr43 gene encoding WD repeat-containing protein 43 isoform X1, with the protein MILQRFGSGNTGLMEYADVRTAPVMAADGGVSSLMLPCVFSPKSHQYLALCAQDGRLRIWNSDSKTLHQEYVPSAHLSATCTCIVWGPCRTTKEGPQRKKRKSEVGQTAEKPDLLALGTATGSILIYSTVKGSLQCTLDGGHNAGVNCVQWHPEESVLYSGSDDTHIAEWDLQTGKTRCKWKADRTSVTSLCMSPDGKWLLSAGMAIKMWELETKAVYRKFTGHSTTVTTLCFATTRPPDSNGLYFLSGAAHDRLLSVWQVRTDGKDKNSVVSFTLTDEPKHIDLLTSNSKEEPMRLAVVCKDGQLHLFEHFLNGPCKKPLSPVCSVQVSGVGTKASEGDTPVPVPLLAATLSSDKQNVLLAYGSHLQPVIERAPVNTSERHICLIRDICATLSLSLDTAITKVKTPVVNEKSKILVPGLPGHQAPVKATPSEPEKRKKGPSSTEMTIEERLELSAAEGKGPGKGVSSLQTDSFAVLLVQGLESKDNTILNKVLQTRKETLIRNTVARLPLPAILPLVEELSTRMQGNPNSAIFMVQWLKAVLTQHTSYLSSLPDLVSQLGRLYHMIESRVKWYQQLTRLHGKLHLLMTQVATSNSAPRVSELDHTAKLVYEESSEEDEASGDEGLPEDDSDNWEDDDEEEEEGMDTTEKHTDEEERNDEPKANGDSDLDPENESEEE; encoded by the exons ATGATACTTCAACGTtttggatctggcaacactggtctGATGGAATACGCAGACGTGCGCACAGCTCCAGTAATGGCGGCCGACGGAGGGGTCTCGTCGCTGATGTTGCCTTgcgttttttcccccaaatcacACCAGTACCTGGCACTGTGTGCACAGGACGGCCGGCTGCGCATTTGGAACTCGGACAGTAAAACCCTTCACCAGGAATACGTGCCTTCTGCCCATCTGAGTGCCACTTGTACGTGCATAGTTTGGGGACCATGCCGGACGACCAAG GAGGGACCTCAGAGGAAAAAGCGGAAATCCGAGGTGGGACAGACTGCAGAGAAGCCAGACCTGTTGGCATTGGGTACAGCAACAGGCAGCATCCTCATCTACAGCACTGTGAAGGGGTCGCTTCAATGTACACTG GATGGGGGCCACAATGCTGGGGTGAACTGTGTACAGTGGCATCCAGAGGAGAGTGTTCTGTACAGCGGCTCAGATGATACACACATTGCAGAGTGGGACCTGCAGACAGGCAAAACGCGGTG TAAATGGAAGGCAGATCGTACCTCTGTGACAAGTCTGTGTATGAGTCCAGATGGAAAATGGCTTCTTTCAGCTGGAATGGCTATTAAAATGTGGGAGTTGGAGACCAAGGCGGTGTACCGG AAATTCACAGGTCACTCCACCACGGTTACGACCCTGTGTTTTGCCACCACCAGACCCCCAGATAGCAATGGGCTCTACTTCCTTTCAGGGGCAGCTCATGACCGACTTCTCAGTGTCTG gCAAGTGCGGACTGATGGGAAGGATAAGAACTCGGTGGTGTCGTTCACCTTAACAGATGAGCCCAAGCATATTGATTTGCTGACTTCTAACAGTAAAGAGGAG CCTATGCGGTTAGCAGTGGTGTGTAAAGATGGACAACTGCATCTGTTTGAGCACTTTCTTAATGG GCCGTGTAAGAAGCCCCTGTCCCCAGTCTGTTCGGTGCAGGTATCTGGGGTTGGGACAAAGGCGAGTGAGGGAGATACCCCGGTGCCGGTGCCTCTCTTGGCAGCAACACTCAGCTCTGACAAACAGAATGTGCTGCTTGCCTATGGCAGCCACCTGCAGCCTGTTATAGAAAGAGCG CCAGTAAACACATCAGAGAGGCACATCTGCCTCATCCGGGATATATGCGCCACACTTTCCCTCTCCTTAGACACTGCAATTACCAAG GTAAAAACCCCAGTAGTTAATGAGAAGAGCAAGATTCTGGTACCTGGGCTTCCAGGGCATCAGGCACCGGTTAAAGCAACTCCAAGTGAAccagagaagaggaagaaaggcCCCAGCAGCACAGAG ATGACTATAGAAGAGCGTCTGGAACTTTCTGCAGCTGAAGGAAAGGGTCCTGGAAAGGGCGTCTCCTCTCTTCAGACAGACAGCTTTGCAGTGCTGCTGGTGCAGGGGCTGGAGAGTAAAGACAACACCATTCTCAAT AAAGTTTTGCAGACCCGAAAGGAAACGTTAATAAGGAATACAGTAGCCCGTTTACCCCTTCCTGCTATTTTACCATTGGTTGAAGAG cTTTCAACAAGAATGCAAGGGAATCCAAACTC GGCCATATTTATGGTGCAGTGGCTCAAAGCTGTTTTGACACAACACACATCTTACCTTTCATCA TTACCAGATTTGGTATCTCAACTGGGAAGGCTCTACCACATGATTGAGAGCAGAGTAAAGTGGTACCAGCAACTGACCAGGCTTCATGGCAAATTACACTTATTAATGACTCAG GTTGCAACAAGCAACAGCGCCCCCAGAGTTAGTGAGCTGGACCACACAGCAAAACTGGTCTATGAAG AGTCATCTGAAGAAGATGAGGCTTCAGGTGATGAAGGTCTGCCTGAGGATGATTCTGAT AATTgggaggatgatgatgaggaagaggaggaaggcaTGGACACAACGGAAAAACATACAGATGAAGAAGAGAGAAATGATGAGCCCAAAGCAAATGGTGATTCAGATTTGGATCCAGAAAATGAGAGTGAGGAGGAATGA
- the wdr43 gene encoding WD repeat-containing protein 43 isoform X3, which produces MRLVEYADVRTAPVMAADGGVSSLMLPCVFSPKSHQYLALCAQDGRLRIWNSDSKTLHQEYVPSAHLSATCTCIVWGPCRTTKEGPQRKKRKSEVGQTAEKPDLLALGTATGSILIYSTVKGSLQCTLDGGHNAGVNCVQWHPEESVLYSGSDDTHIAEWDLQTGKTRCKWKADRTSVTSLCMSPDGKWLLSAGMAIKMWELETKAVYRKFTGHSTTVTTLCFATTRPPDSNGLYFLSGAAHDRLLSVWQVRTDGKDKNSVVSFTLTDEPKHIDLLTSNSKEEPMRLAVVCKDGQLHLFEHFLNGPCKKPLSPVCSVQVSGVGTKASEGDTPVPVPLLAATLSSDKQNVLLAYGSHLQPVIERAPVNTSERHICLIRDICATLSLSLDTAITKVKTPVVNEKSKILVPGLPGHQAPVKATPSEPEKRKKGPSSTEMTIEERLELSAAEGKGPGKGVSSLQTDSFAVLLVQGLESKDNTILNKVLQTRKETLIRNTVARLPLPAILPLVEELSTRMQGNPNSAIFMVQWLKAVLTQHTSYLSSLPDLVSQLGRLYHMIESRVKWYQQLTRLHGKLHLLMTQVATSNSAPRVSELDHTAKLVYEESSEEDEASGDEGLPEDDSDNWEDDDEEEEEGMDTTEKHTDEEERNDEPKANGDSDLDPENESEEE; this is translated from the exons GTCTCGTCGCTGATGTTGCCTTgcgttttttcccccaaatcacACCAGTACCTGGCACTGTGTGCACAGGACGGCCGGCTGCGCATTTGGAACTCGGACAGTAAAACCCTTCACCAGGAATACGTGCCTTCTGCCCATCTGAGTGCCACTTGTACGTGCATAGTTTGGGGACCATGCCGGACGACCAAG GAGGGACCTCAGAGGAAAAAGCGGAAATCCGAGGTGGGACAGACTGCAGAGAAGCCAGACCTGTTGGCATTGGGTACAGCAACAGGCAGCATCCTCATCTACAGCACTGTGAAGGGGTCGCTTCAATGTACACTG GATGGGGGCCACAATGCTGGGGTGAACTGTGTACAGTGGCATCCAGAGGAGAGTGTTCTGTACAGCGGCTCAGATGATACACACATTGCAGAGTGGGACCTGCAGACAGGCAAAACGCGGTG TAAATGGAAGGCAGATCGTACCTCTGTGACAAGTCTGTGTATGAGTCCAGATGGAAAATGGCTTCTTTCAGCTGGAATGGCTATTAAAATGTGGGAGTTGGAGACCAAGGCGGTGTACCGG AAATTCACAGGTCACTCCACCACGGTTACGACCCTGTGTTTTGCCACCACCAGACCCCCAGATAGCAATGGGCTCTACTTCCTTTCAGGGGCAGCTCATGACCGACTTCTCAGTGTCTG gCAAGTGCGGACTGATGGGAAGGATAAGAACTCGGTGGTGTCGTTCACCTTAACAGATGAGCCCAAGCATATTGATTTGCTGACTTCTAACAGTAAAGAGGAG CCTATGCGGTTAGCAGTGGTGTGTAAAGATGGACAACTGCATCTGTTTGAGCACTTTCTTAATGG GCCGTGTAAGAAGCCCCTGTCCCCAGTCTGTTCGGTGCAGGTATCTGGGGTTGGGACAAAGGCGAGTGAGGGAGATACCCCGGTGCCGGTGCCTCTCTTGGCAGCAACACTCAGCTCTGACAAACAGAATGTGCTGCTTGCCTATGGCAGCCACCTGCAGCCTGTTATAGAAAGAGCG CCAGTAAACACATCAGAGAGGCACATCTGCCTCATCCGGGATATATGCGCCACACTTTCCCTCTCCTTAGACACTGCAATTACCAAG GTAAAAACCCCAGTAGTTAATGAGAAGAGCAAGATTCTGGTACCTGGGCTTCCAGGGCATCAGGCACCGGTTAAAGCAACTCCAAGTGAAccagagaagaggaagaaaggcCCCAGCAGCACAGAG ATGACTATAGAAGAGCGTCTGGAACTTTCTGCAGCTGAAGGAAAGGGTCCTGGAAAGGGCGTCTCCTCTCTTCAGACAGACAGCTTTGCAGTGCTGCTGGTGCAGGGGCTGGAGAGTAAAGACAACACCATTCTCAAT AAAGTTTTGCAGACCCGAAAGGAAACGTTAATAAGGAATACAGTAGCCCGTTTACCCCTTCCTGCTATTTTACCATTGGTTGAAGAG cTTTCAACAAGAATGCAAGGGAATCCAAACTC GGCCATATTTATGGTGCAGTGGCTCAAAGCTGTTTTGACACAACACACATCTTACCTTTCATCA TTACCAGATTTGGTATCTCAACTGGGAAGGCTCTACCACATGATTGAGAGCAGAGTAAAGTGGTACCAGCAACTGACCAGGCTTCATGGCAAATTACACTTATTAATGACTCAG GTTGCAACAAGCAACAGCGCCCCCAGAGTTAGTGAGCTGGACCACACAGCAAAACTGGTCTATGAAG AGTCATCTGAAGAAGATGAGGCTTCAGGTGATGAAGGTCTGCCTGAGGATGATTCTGAT AATTgggaggatgatgatgaggaagaggaggaaggcaTGGACACAACGGAAAAACATACAGATGAAGAAGAGAGAAATGATGAGCCCAAAGCAAATGGTGATTCAGATTTGGATCCAGAAAATGAGAGTGAGGAGGAATGA
- the wdr43 gene encoding WD repeat-containing protein 43 isoform X4, whose protein sequence is MAELQIRTTRTEGPQRKKRKSEVGQTAEKPDLLALGTATGSILIYSTVKGSLQCTLDGGHNAGVNCVQWHPEESVLYSGSDDTHIAEWDLQTGKTRCKWKADRTSVTSLCMSPDGKWLLSAGMAIKMWELETKAVYRKFTGHSTTVTTLCFATTRPPDSNGLYFLSGAAHDRLLSVWQVRTDGKDKNSVVSFTLTDEPKHIDLLTSNSKEEPMRLAVVCKDGQLHLFEHFLNGPCKKPLSPVCSVQVSGVGTKASEGDTPVPVPLLAATLSSDKQNVLLAYGSHLQPVIERAPVNTSERHICLIRDICATLSLSLDTAITKVKTPVVNEKSKILVPGLPGHQAPVKATPSEPEKRKKGPSSTEMTIEERLELSAAEGKGPGKGVSSLQTDSFAVLLVQGLESKDNTILNKVLQTRKETLIRNTVARLPLPAILPLVEELSTRMQGNPNSAIFMVQWLKAVLTQHTSYLSSLPDLVSQLGRLYHMIESRVKWYQQLTRLHGKLHLLMTQVATSNSAPRVSELDHTAKLVYEESSEEDEASGDEGLPEDDSDNWEDDDEEEEEGMDTTEKHTDEEERNDEPKANGDSDLDPENESEEE, encoded by the exons ATGGCAGAGTTGCAGATACGGACGACACGAACA GAGGGACCTCAGAGGAAAAAGCGGAAATCCGAGGTGGGACAGACTGCAGAGAAGCCAGACCTGTTGGCATTGGGTACAGCAACAGGCAGCATCCTCATCTACAGCACTGTGAAGGGGTCGCTTCAATGTACACTG GATGGGGGCCACAATGCTGGGGTGAACTGTGTACAGTGGCATCCAGAGGAGAGTGTTCTGTACAGCGGCTCAGATGATACACACATTGCAGAGTGGGACCTGCAGACAGGCAAAACGCGGTG TAAATGGAAGGCAGATCGTACCTCTGTGACAAGTCTGTGTATGAGTCCAGATGGAAAATGGCTTCTTTCAGCTGGAATGGCTATTAAAATGTGGGAGTTGGAGACCAAGGCGGTGTACCGG AAATTCACAGGTCACTCCACCACGGTTACGACCCTGTGTTTTGCCACCACCAGACCCCCAGATAGCAATGGGCTCTACTTCCTTTCAGGGGCAGCTCATGACCGACTTCTCAGTGTCTG gCAAGTGCGGACTGATGGGAAGGATAAGAACTCGGTGGTGTCGTTCACCTTAACAGATGAGCCCAAGCATATTGATTTGCTGACTTCTAACAGTAAAGAGGAG CCTATGCGGTTAGCAGTGGTGTGTAAAGATGGACAACTGCATCTGTTTGAGCACTTTCTTAATGG GCCGTGTAAGAAGCCCCTGTCCCCAGTCTGTTCGGTGCAGGTATCTGGGGTTGGGACAAAGGCGAGTGAGGGAGATACCCCGGTGCCGGTGCCTCTCTTGGCAGCAACACTCAGCTCTGACAAACAGAATGTGCTGCTTGCCTATGGCAGCCACCTGCAGCCTGTTATAGAAAGAGCG CCAGTAAACACATCAGAGAGGCACATCTGCCTCATCCGGGATATATGCGCCACACTTTCCCTCTCCTTAGACACTGCAATTACCAAG GTAAAAACCCCAGTAGTTAATGAGAAGAGCAAGATTCTGGTACCTGGGCTTCCAGGGCATCAGGCACCGGTTAAAGCAACTCCAAGTGAAccagagaagaggaagaaaggcCCCAGCAGCACAGAG ATGACTATAGAAGAGCGTCTGGAACTTTCTGCAGCTGAAGGAAAGGGTCCTGGAAAGGGCGTCTCCTCTCTTCAGACAGACAGCTTTGCAGTGCTGCTGGTGCAGGGGCTGGAGAGTAAAGACAACACCATTCTCAAT AAAGTTTTGCAGACCCGAAAGGAAACGTTAATAAGGAATACAGTAGCCCGTTTACCCCTTCCTGCTATTTTACCATTGGTTGAAGAG cTTTCAACAAGAATGCAAGGGAATCCAAACTC GGCCATATTTATGGTGCAGTGGCTCAAAGCTGTTTTGACACAACACACATCTTACCTTTCATCA TTACCAGATTTGGTATCTCAACTGGGAAGGCTCTACCACATGATTGAGAGCAGAGTAAAGTGGTACCAGCAACTGACCAGGCTTCATGGCAAATTACACTTATTAATGACTCAG GTTGCAACAAGCAACAGCGCCCCCAGAGTTAGTGAGCTGGACCACACAGCAAAACTGGTCTATGAAG AGTCATCTGAAGAAGATGAGGCTTCAGGTGATGAAGGTCTGCCTGAGGATGATTCTGAT AATTgggaggatgatgatgaggaagaggaggaaggcaTGGACACAACGGAAAAACATACAGATGAAGAAGAGAGAAATGATGAGCCCAAAGCAAATGGTGATTCAGATTTGGATCCAGAAAATGAGAGTGAGGAGGAATGA